From the Pontibaca methylaminivorans genome, the window GCGCTGACGGCAAAACCGGCAAGATCCATCTGCATCACCTGTGTCTCGGACTTCCAGCCCGGCCGGGCGACACAAAGCGTGTTCGGAAGCCGGCGCAAACCTTTCCCGATAGAAATAGTCAGCTTCGAGCCGCCGACAAGGGCCTCCTCCAGCCGATCGCGCAGGAAAGACACTCTGTCCCACCTGCCCGCCGCAAGATCCCGCGCCGCCGCCTCGGCCGCGGCCCCGAATCCCGCGATTCCGATCAGGTTCTCGGTCCCCGCACGGCGCCCCATCTCCTGCCCGCCGCCGCGCAGCCGTGCCGCCGGATCGCTGCCGCGCCGCATCACCAGCGCCCCCACGCCCTTGGGCCCGCCGAGCTTGTGTGCGGAGACCAGCATCATCCCGGCCCCCGCCCAGTTGAAGGCAAAGGGCAGCTTGCCGAACGCCTGCGTCGCATCGCAGACCGCCAGCCCCTCCGGCAGTTCCTGGATGATGCCGGTCTCCGAATTCGCAAGCTGCAGCACCGAACGCGCCGGATCCCCGATCCGCACCCGGCCCTGCGCATCCACAGCAAGCGTCGTGTCGACCCAGGCGGCCACCGCCGGATGTTCGATCATCGCACCCGAAAGCCCGCGCCCCGCACAGGCAAGCGCCGCCGCCTCGGTAGCGCCGGAAGTAAACACCACATCCGCCCCGTCCGCGCCAAGCGCCGCCGCCACCTGGGCACGGGCCCGCTCGATCAGCCCCCGCGCCGCCCGTCCCTCGGCATGGACCGACGAGGGATTGCCGACCACATCCATCGCCGCGATCATCGCCGCGCGCGCCTCGGCCCGCAGCGGGGTGGTGGCATTGTGATCGAGATAGACCCGTCCCATCACATACCCTTTCCCGGGCCCTGTCCCCGGTCATTCTTCTGGCGAGAAATATCCCGGGGGGACTCGCCGCAGGCGAGGGGGGGCAGCGCCCCCCTTGTGGTCCTCCTGCCGCCCCGCTCACTCATCGTCCACCACCGCGAACAGGTGCGGCACCGCCGGACAGGGCGCCAATTGGTTGCCCACCACGTCGGACAGGCGCGCCTGGTGCAGGTAGACATAGACATGGGCGCTCAGCCCTTCCCACAGACGGTTGGTCAGCGACTGCGCCCGGCTCCCCGAGGAGCCCCCCGAGACGCCCGCGCCACGGTGCATCGCATCCACGGTCTCGTCCACCGCGGTCAGCACCTCGACCACGCGGATCTCGGTCGAGGGCCGCGCCAGGCGATAGCCCCCGCCGGGGCCGCGCACCGATGTCACGAGGTCAGCCCGGCGCAGCTTGACGAACAGCTGCTCGAGATAGGGCAGCGACACATTCTGCCGCTGTGCGATCTCGCCAAGCGTCACGAGGCTCCCCTCCGGCTGCAGCGCAAGATCCGCGAGCGCGACCATGGCATAGCGCCCTTTCGTCGACAGTTTCATTGCACGCCTCCCGGCCGTCCCGCCCGCACGACGCGGTTCCCGGCGCAAATCATTGACGTTTTTCGCGCCAATCCCTATGTGCCAGATCAGCGCGGTCCCCCGCCACCACCCGTTTAGAAAGCTTCTAAGGTGTCTTACCGAACTCGTCAAGATTGTTCCGGCACACCGCTGCACAGGATTTGTCGCATCCATGCCCGAGGTCATTTTCCCCGGTCCCGAAGGTCGGCTCGAAGGCCGCTATCACCCGCAGAAGGAACGTAACGCCCCGATTGCCATCGTCCTGCATCCGCATCCGCAATTCGGCGGGACGATGAACAACAAGGTCGTCTACAACCTGCATTACGCCTTTCACAACCTCGGCTTCACCGTGCTGCGGTTCAATTTCCGCGGCGTCGGGCGCAGCCAGGGCGAATACGATCAGGGCGTGGGCGAACTGTCCGATGCGGCCGCCGCGCTGGATTATCTCCAGT encodes:
- a CDS encoding cysteine desulfurase family protein, with the translated sequence MGRVYLDHNATTPLRAEARAAMIAAMDVVGNPSSVHAEGRAARGLIERARAQVAAALGADGADVVFTSGATEAAALACAGRGLSGAMIEHPAVAAWVDTTLAVDAQGRVRIGDPARSVLQLANSETGIIQELPEGLAVCDATQAFGKLPFAFNWAGAGMMLVSAHKLGGPKGVGALVMRRGSDPAARLRGGGQEMGRRAGTENLIGIAGFGAAAEAAARDLAAGRWDRVSFLRDRLEEALVGGSKLTISIGKGLRRLPNTLCVARPGWKSETQVMQMDLAGFAVSAGSACSSGKVRESAVLRAMGLGEDVARSALRISLGLDTDEDDVMRFAESWLACESRYRARVA
- the iscR gene encoding Fe-S cluster assembly transcriptional regulator IscR, which gives rise to MKLSTKGRYAMVALADLALQPEGSLVTLGEIAQRQNVSLPYLEQLFVKLRRADLVTSVRGPGGGYRLARPSTEIRVVEVLTAVDETVDAMHRGAGVSGGSSGSRAQSLTNRLWEGLSAHVYVYLHQARLSDVVGNQLAPCPAVPHLFAVVDDE